The following DNA comes from Musa acuminata AAA Group cultivar baxijiao chromosome BXJ1-4, Cavendish_Baxijiao_AAA, whole genome shotgun sequence.
GACATTCTTAGAATATGTCAAATGATGCTATcaaatattaaaaacaaaatcctccATAGCACAAAGAACCTTACAAAAATGCAGTCGCGACCTTAGATCTAGACGCACTATCCTCACTCTGCAACTAACAAGTAACACGCTAAGAAACTTATCTAACAAAATTGTCTCGTCGTGTAGAAGTTTCCAATCACTGGATGGCCCATCGATTGGATGAATCTGTATTTCTGAGGCCATCGTTTGTATAGCTTTCAAATTTCAGGTGCTGTGTTCTCAATCTTGTCTTCCCTGTAATTAGAGATTGCAGAAACAGTAAGAGGTTGAAAAAAGTGAACAGACAATTCAAAAGATAAGCTTTCAGGATGTGATGCAATCACAAAGTAGATATATCAAGTAGATATGAGTAGGCAATAAGAATAAAGATTACACACAAGCCAGCGGGTGTTTAACATGGAAGCACAACTATGCATGCAAATTTGCAAAAGCTTGTAATCACAGAGCAAACAATAAAATTTAGGTGATATGAATGGTGAAAGCGACTAAAAAGCATCATCAGAGGTCAGAGTTTCAAACACCATGCCTCGGCATTGAGGGAACAGAGTAACAGGGATGTAGTTTAACAAGTATGCCAATTGTTGGCAACAGGTCAGACTGTTTTGGTTTAGTTCGTAAAAGATCAATCAGAACACACAAAGACCTTGTCTTAGATCAGTCAGGGTCTAATCAACTTGAGCATAATCCAGCCATTTATTTTGCATAGTCTATTTCAAAAAGTCAAATTTGGAGAATCATTCTGAACTAGTGGCCGATGACGCTAGTAAGTCAAACTTAATGAGATCACCCTAGTGGTAGTGCCTAAATATGTGACCCTTAGAACAGAGACTAAAATTTACTTTTGATAACAATTGACAATAAACCATTTTAACGGCAAGCAGATTGCTTGTAGCTCGCTAAAGTTCACTCCAATTTCAACCAGAACAACAAAGATTTTAGGTCATATGTCAAGATTTTTATGCCTGATTTTAGTTAGCTTTGCTCATGAACATAGAAAAGAGAGAATTTAGAACATCAAATAAAAACGCAAAAATTGTGAAAGCAAagattctcaatgccatcaagaaGTAAATGATTCAATTATCTTTGCCAATTCATGAGAAATGACATTGATAACTTTATGCAATGAATGAGAGGTCCTCAAATCATTCTAACAATTTCACTATAACATTATAGTCCgtagaaacaaaaaaaattgtaTTAAAATTTAATGAGTCATGCTACTATTTTAAAGcaaggtatacaatttcgaataataccatccGTACTGGACGGTACGTATCGGTCTGTCAGTTGACCGGTACACGAACCGTCCGTTAccgaacggtatatatatatatatatatatatatatatatatatatatatatatatatataatcttatatataaatattatatatatatatattatttatatatatatataatattattaaaatattatatataaaaaaaatttatatatatatattatatatatatatatatatatatatatatatatatatatatacacacgagaCGATGtcaccgaattatatatatatatatatatatatatatatatatatatatatatatatatatgtatatatattatacgaTATATCGCTCAAtatacaatatcgtaccgtaccgaacaaATGTCGAAACGCCGATACAGTTTAATATTTCAAaccttattttaaagtttaataTCGTGAAGAGTAAAATGATACGTTGTAATGTACTCTTTTCAAGGGCAAATCATATCACAGGTcaactaaaacaaaataaatgaGAACAAATTATAAGTATCAGCAATTGCATATCCAGCAAAAAAGCAGTTATAGATTCAAACAACAGGTGAGAGAAGAGCTAAAGATCAGACCTTGGAGTTGATGCCGCAGCTGCGTCGAGGTTCCTCCAAGCCCTGTCTGTGCGGCCCTCAGGCGACGTTTGAGTCCCATTTGCTGCCCCATAAACCTTCTTGCCAAACGAAGACCTTTCTGGCGGAGCATCACCGATCTTCCTGGTTTCCAACTTCTCATCGATCTTCTTCCAGTCCTGCCCCTTTTCTGCTAATACCTCTTCTCGTGGACGAGCCTCTCCAAAGGGGTTCGAACCCTTGCTCTTCTTCTCCGTTGCTCCTTTGTCCTGCTCTCCATGGGCCGGTTCCCCGTTGTTTCCATTGGACAACAGCAGCGAGCGGGGCTGCAGCACAAGCCTACGCCTTCCACCGCTGCctttttcctcctccctcctccatgCATCAGAACCTGCGACATCCTTTTTTCTCCCCCATGTTTCGGAATCAGCGCCTCCTCCGTTGGATCCCTCCTTGGTGAACATGTCGAAACCACCCCTCCCTTCCCTGGGTCCATCGAAACCGCCGCCGCTACCGAACCTCCGGCCGTCTGCCGGCGGCGCAGTTCTCTTGCTCGAGATCCAGCTGTCCGATTCGTCCGCCTTGGACTGAGACTCAAAGAAGCCCCCTGCTCCTCCCCTCTCCCTCCTCTCTGGAACCACGGATTTCTTCGCCGATCCCCAGTCATCGACCTCATCGGCACGGGACGGCCCCAGATCCCTGTCGGATCCACCGCCAGATCCGCCGAAACCACCCCTCCTCGGCTCGTCAGAAGGCCTGGACGAGCCCCAGCGGGAGGGGTTGGGGTCCTCCCCGGATGCGGCGGCCCGGCCGCGGGCGCCGCCGTAGGACTGGCCGAAGCCGCGGAAAGAGGAGCGTTCGAGCTCCTCGGCGGAGCGCTCGCGGGGGCcggtggggaggaggaggagctcgTCGGGGGTGAGGcccgcggaggaggaggagaaggcaagGCGAGCAGAAGAATTGTGGGAGACGGGCTTTCCGGTGGTGAACTCGGCGAGGGACATGCTctgcgccttcttcttcttcttggagccTTTGGTGGCGGCGGCGAGGGAAGGGAAGTCCCGCTGCTGCTGGTCTGAGGCGTCGGATGTGGAGGAGGAGTCGTCCTTGGCGACGGCCATGGCGGCCTCGTGCTGCTCGGCGTCCAACGCCCAAGAGATCGGTTTCGCCCACGCCGACCCCGAAGACGCCATCGCCCTCTTTCCGTGAAGGCTATGAACGATGCGTTGGTGGCGGCTGCGAAACGATGGACTCGGGCATACTGGTACGCATGCGCTGTGCTTCGCATAATATAGAGAAGCGTAAGGAAGCAGGAAGCGTTGGGTCTCCTGTGTCTCTCCTGAGAGACCAAACACTA
Coding sequences within:
- the LOC135668665 gene encoding eukaryotic translation initiation factor 4B3-like — translated: MASSGSAWAKPISWALDAEQHEAAMAVAKDDSSSTSDASDQQQRDFPSLAAATKGSKKKKKAQSMSLAEFTTGKPVSHNSSARLAFSSSSAGLTPDELLLLPTGPRERSAEELERSSFRGFGQSYGGARGRAAASGEDPNPSRWGSSRPSDEPRRGGFGGSGGGSDRDLGPSRADEVDDWGSAKKSVVPERRERGGAGGFFESQSKADESDSWISSKRTAPPADGRRFGSGGGFDGPREGRGGFDMFTKEGSNGGGADSETWGRKKDVAGSDAWRREEEKGSGGRRRLVLQPRSLLLSNGNNGEPAHGEQDKGATEKKSKGSNPFGEARPREEVLAEKGQDWKKIDEKLETRKIGDAPPERSSFGKKVYGAANGTQTSPEGRTDRAWRNLDAAAASTPREDKIENTAPEI